The proteins below are encoded in one region of Paenibacillus albus:
- a CDS encoding phytanoyl-CoA dioxygenase family protein, which yields MISSKIQLSEDKVKFYQENGFVQIDNVLSPEELEELRQHMDETMNAQGGRGVQTSEAGGAYYKVLNQRVNTWRDHGGMARFVLGERFADMGKQLTGFEGIRLFHDHALLKMPGDSKVTPWHQDRPYWPVEGDKPMVAFSIWVALDDVDENNGCMMFVPKSQKIRNLKGVDLVTPEDIFEQEGAKELDRNTAVICRMKAGSCTFHDGMTFHFAHANSSDKPRRALAIIFMEDGTRFSGAGHIVTDGQGFEPGDLLGGGLLPKLA from the coding sequence ATGATCAGTTCGAAGATTCAGCTTAGCGAAGATAAGGTCAAATTTTATCAAGAGAATGGTTTTGTTCAGATTGATAATGTGCTGTCGCCAGAGGAGCTGGAGGAGCTTCGCCAGCATATGGATGAGACGATGAACGCGCAGGGCGGACGGGGTGTTCAGACATCTGAAGCGGGAGGCGCGTATTACAAAGTGCTGAATCAGCGCGTAAACACATGGCGTGATCATGGCGGCATGGCGCGGTTTGTGCTAGGTGAGCGTTTTGCGGATATGGGCAAGCAGCTGACTGGCTTTGAAGGTATTCGGCTATTCCACGATCATGCGCTGCTAAAGATGCCCGGCGATTCCAAAGTAACGCCATGGCATCAGGATCGCCCGTATTGGCCGGTCGAAGGCGATAAGCCGATGGTTGCGTTCTCGATCTGGGTCGCGCTCGATGACGTCGATGAGAACAACGGTTGTATGATGTTCGTGCCGAAATCGCAGAAGATCCGCAATTTGAAAGGCGTTGATCTTGTCACGCCGGAAGATATTTTTGAGCAGGAGGGCGCGAAGGAGCTGGATCGCAACACGGCAGTCATTTGTCGCATGAAAGCAGGCAGCTGCACGTTTCATGACGGCATGACCTTCCACTTCGCGCATGCGAATTCGAGCGACAAGCCGCGCCGTGCTCTTGCTATTATTTTCATGGAGGACGGTACGCGTTTTAGCGGGGCGGGTCACATTGTAACCGACGGACAAGGATTTGAACCGGGAGATCTGCTTGGCGGAGGACTGCTGCCTAAGCTGGCCTAG
- a CDS encoding ABC transporter permease yields MEKTITDMPLVTKDYSASASLKTPIRREWIRKTAGYLPSLAAFVIFVGGWEWVCRLFDVPIFLVPRPTDIVRSAVENGSSLLASLWTTAYETLIGFVFSLILGVLGAVLLASSKWVEKSVYPYAIVLQTIPIIAIAPIIVIWFGAGLNAIVFITFLIGFFPMLSNTLIGLNSTDHNMKNLFFLYNASPLQMMWKLRIPAALPYMLAGLKISATLSVIGAIVGEYMAGVGGSKGGLGYAITVAAVRMNTAYLFACGLSASLMGIAFFLIVNRISKLLLSSWHESELGRDN; encoded by the coding sequence ATGGAAAAAACCATCACAGACATGCCGCTCGTCACCAAAGATTATTCTGCATCTGCTTCGCTTAAAACGCCGATTCGCCGTGAATGGATCAGGAAGACGGCTGGCTATTTGCCGTCGCTCGCTGCCTTCGTTATTTTCGTGGGAGGCTGGGAGTGGGTTTGCCGGTTGTTCGATGTTCCCATCTTCCTTGTGCCAAGGCCGACGGACATCGTGAGATCTGCGGTGGAGAATGGATCTAGTCTTCTCGCTTCCCTGTGGACGACAGCCTATGAGACGCTAATCGGTTTTGTTTTTAGCCTCATTCTAGGCGTCTTGGGAGCGGTGCTGCTGGCGAGCTCCAAATGGGTTGAAAAAAGCGTGTACCCGTATGCGATCGTCCTGCAGACCATTCCGATCATTGCGATTGCCCCGATCATCGTCATCTGGTTTGGAGCCGGCCTCAACGCCATCGTGTTCATTACATTCCTTATCGGCTTCTTCCCGATGCTGTCGAATACGCTGATCGGCCTTAACTCGACCGACCACAATATGAAGAACCTGTTCTTCCTCTATAACGCTTCCCCTCTTCAAATGATGTGGAAGCTGCGGATTCCCGCCGCATTGCCGTATATGCTCGCAGGCCTCAAAATCTCGGCTACGCTGTCCGTCATCGGCGCGATCGTCGGCGAATATATGGCAGGCGTCGGCGGCAGCAAAGGCGGTCTCGGATACGCCATCACTGTGGCGGCCGTACGGATGAATACGGCGTATCTGTTCGCCTGCGGACTGTCGGCATCCCTCATGGGCATCGCCTTCTTCCTCATTGTGAATCGAATTTCCAAGCTGCTGCTCAGCTCCTGGCACGAGTCCGAGCTGGGGAGGGATAACTGA
- a CDS encoding ABC transporter ATP-binding protein, translated as MEMLDSKVADTGIDLSQESIVRMQGLSKVYPNGTVALQEVNLNLTKGEFVSFVGPSGCGKSTIFKLITGLSEPTSGRLEILGKSPKDARKDNGTAFVFQEHTLLPWTSVIENVMLPLKLRGDSKKSCREEAERVLELVGLKDYTKALPRMLSGGMKMRVSIARALVSKPKLLLMDEPFGALDEITRQTLQDELLAIWEQEKSMTVLFVTHNVFEAVFLSTRVVVMTPRPGKVSDIIPIDVSFPRDVEFRTTARFGELVREVSGSLKH; from the coding sequence ATGGAGATGTTGGATAGCAAGGTCGCCGATACCGGGATAGACCTCAGTCAAGAATCGATCGTACGCATGCAAGGATTATCCAAGGTTTACCCAAACGGAACGGTCGCGCTGCAGGAAGTCAATCTGAATTTGACCAAGGGGGAGTTCGTCTCCTTCGTCGGCCCTTCCGGCTGCGGCAAATCGACGATATTCAAGCTCATCACCGGGCTGAGCGAGCCGACCTCGGGGCGGCTTGAAATTCTCGGCAAATCGCCGAAGGATGCCCGCAAAGACAACGGTACGGCTTTCGTATTCCAGGAGCACACGCTGCTGCCGTGGACGTCCGTCATTGAGAACGTCATGCTCCCGCTTAAGCTGCGGGGCGATTCGAAGAAGTCCTGCAGGGAAGAGGCGGAGCGGGTGCTGGAGCTCGTTGGGCTGAAGGACTACACGAAGGCCCTTCCCCGCATGCTGTCCGGCGGCATGAAGATGCGTGTATCGATTGCGAGGGCGCTCGTGTCTAAGCCGAAGCTGCTGCTGATGGATGAGCCGTTCGGCGCATTGGATGAAATTACGAGGCAGACGCTTCAAGACGAATTGCTGGCGATCTGGGAGCAGGAGAAGTCCATGACGGTGCTCTTCGTTACGCATAACGTGTTCGAAGCGGTGTTTCTATCGACGCGGGTCGTCGTTATGACGCCTCGTCCGGGCAAGGTGTCGGATATCATTCCGATCGATGTTTCATTCCCGCGGGACGTTGAATTCCGCACCACGGCTCGTTTCGGAGAGCTGGTGCGCGAAGTATCCGGTTCGTTAAAACATTAG
- a CDS encoding amidohydrolase family protein, with amino-acid sequence MRAGRLHIINARLPLNGDNRLYELIAEDGVWRTVDASAERVILDDAVSIASKEAIGADGFTAATVDLEGRIAVPGFADMHMHLDKALSLPQVGNASGTLLEAISNYGQHVARFSKEEIRERIIRTAMMGLRQGTVHMRTHLDMHAWLGRDIMFRTVEAALEAKEALKGLVRLQLFPMLSFGQSPRETAELAEELIGLGMDGIGGCPHLNPDPDADIRHLFDTAARLDVPIDLHVDERDDPNVRTVIPIARMTREHGYEGRVTAGHLCSLSSMPSSEAWPIIEEMALAKLGAVTLPAANLYLQGRADDGPIRRGVTRVKELLQAGVATAAASDNIRDPFHPFGKGDLAQIALLTAYAAQMGSADDPDVLLRMITETPATLMGLTASYGIREGCSADLAVLDAGNAEQLLIEGSPSRWVAVQGRWVSAMVQESRLAIDMKQE; translated from the coding sequence ATGCGCGCAGGCAGGCTCCACATTATAAACGCCCGCTTGCCGCTAAACGGGGACAACCGTTTGTACGAGTTGATTGCGGAAGATGGCGTATGGAGAACGGTTGATGCCAGTGCAGAGCGAGTCATTCTCGATGATGCGGTTTCGATCGCTTCGAAGGAAGCGATCGGTGCGGATGGTTTCACTGCCGCCACTGTGGATCTCGAAGGCCGAATCGCGGTGCCGGGCTTCGCCGACATGCATATGCATTTGGACAAAGCATTGTCGCTCCCGCAGGTGGGCAATGCATCAGGCACGCTTCTGGAGGCGATTTCCAACTACGGACAGCATGTGGCTCGCTTTTCCAAGGAGGAAATCCGCGAGCGGATTATCCGCACGGCCATGATGGGATTACGGCAAGGCACGGTGCATATGCGAACGCATTTGGATATGCATGCTTGGCTCGGGAGAGACATCATGTTCCGAACTGTGGAGGCGGCGCTCGAAGCGAAGGAGGCTCTGAAGGGGCTTGTCCGGCTGCAGCTGTTCCCGATGCTGTCGTTTGGTCAGTCGCCGCGCGAGACAGCGGAGCTGGCCGAGGAACTGATCGGGCTGGGGATGGATGGAATCGGCGGCTGTCCTCATTTAAACCCCGATCCGGATGCAGACATCCGACATCTGTTCGATACTGCGGCGCGCCTCGATGTACCCATCGATTTGCACGTGGATGAGAGAGACGATCCGAACGTCCGCACTGTCATTCCGATCGCTCGGATGACAAGAGAGCATGGCTACGAAGGCCGCGTAACGGCAGGCCATCTGTGTTCGCTCTCGAGCATGCCGAGCAGCGAGGCTTGGCCGATTATCGAAGAAATGGCCCTTGCGAAGCTCGGGGCGGTGACGCTTCCGGCTGCGAACCTATATTTGCAAGGAAGGGCCGATGACGGTCCGATTCGAAGGGGGGTGACGAGAGTCAAGGAGCTCCTGCAAGCAGGCGTCGCCACGGCGGCGGCATCGGATAACATACGAGATCCGTTCCATCCCTTCGGAAAGGGAGATTTGGCGCAGATCGCCTTGTTAACCGCCTATGCCGCTCAGATGGGGTCTGCGGACGATCCGGACGTATTGCTCCGCATGATTACAGAAACGCCTGCTACCCTGATGGGGCTAACGGCGTCTTATGGGATCCGAGAAGGATGCTCGGCCGATCTGGCCGTTCTGGATGCCGGGAACGCGGAACAGCTGCTGATTGAGGGATCTCCGTCCCGCTGGGTGGCTGTTCAAGGCCGATGGGTTAGCGCGATGGTGCAGGAAAGCCGGCTTGCGATTGACATGAAGCAAGAGTAG
- a CDS encoding FAD-binding oxidoreductase, whose protein sequence is MSKGWESGAAELLGESKLLLESSVVEKLSKDYYWYSPVLDGKLKGKLADGVVKAENEEDVAKTLAYAYAHRIPITPRGAGTGNYGQAVPLDGGILLDVSGLNSIIEIGDGYARCQCGVKLGLLEKAARESGQELRIYPSTLMVATIGGFISGGSGGIGSITWGNLWDGNVLEAVIYTMEQSPKRMVVTGPEVQHYIHSYGTTGIVTEVVIPLAPAKSWQESIFQFDSLEDAALFGNAVANDASIPKRMVSLSEWPLPSYFTPLKKQLERDSAAVLLETEAGYLEEVHAHAKQARGRMGYVKEPSQYRKGVSLSDFTWNHTTLWSLRADPTYTYLQSGLSASGFMEQLALIKGKFADEVLIHMEWMMAGGNIIPVALPVIKYSTEERLYEIVDYFESIEVSVSDPHTWAVSPRSATFSGMVERKRVNDPLGLLNPGKLVADPA, encoded by the coding sequence ATGAGTAAAGGGTGGGAGAGCGGCGCTGCCGAGCTGCTGGGAGAGAGCAAGCTTTTACTTGAATCCTCTGTGGTCGAGAAGCTGTCGAAGGACTATTATTGGTACTCCCCGGTGCTGGATGGGAAGCTGAAAGGGAAGCTCGCCGATGGTGTCGTTAAGGCCGAGAACGAGGAAGATGTGGCGAAGACGCTCGCGTACGCTTACGCTCATCGGATTCCGATCACGCCTCGCGGCGCCGGAACCGGGAACTATGGGCAGGCAGTTCCTCTGGATGGGGGGATTCTGCTTGATGTTAGCGGACTTAACTCCATCATTGAAATCGGTGACGGTTATGCACGCTGCCAATGCGGCGTGAAGCTGGGGTTGTTGGAAAAGGCGGCGCGTGAATCCGGGCAGGAGCTCCGCATCTATCCAAGCACGCTGATGGTCGCGACGATCGGAGGGTTTATCAGCGGCGGCTCTGGGGGCATCGGTTCCATTACTTGGGGGAATCTCTGGGATGGCAACGTTCTGGAAGCGGTGATTTATACGATGGAGCAGTCGCCGAAGCGAATGGTCGTGACGGGGCCGGAGGTGCAGCATTACATCCACAGCTATGGAACGACGGGCATCGTAACCGAGGTTGTCATTCCTCTTGCGCCTGCAAAGTCATGGCAAGAATCCATCTTTCAATTCGACAGCCTGGAGGATGCTGCGCTCTTCGGCAACGCGGTCGCGAATGATGCTTCTATTCCCAAACGAATGGTCAGCCTTAGCGAATGGCCGCTGCCGAGTTACTTTACACCACTGAAGAAGCAGTTGGAGAGAGACTCCGCCGCGGTACTGCTGGAGACGGAAGCGGGGTATCTTGAAGAGGTGCACGCACATGCGAAGCAAGCTCGGGGCAGGATGGGATATGTCAAAGAGCCTTCGCAATATCGCAAAGGCGTCAGCTTGTCCGACTTTACATGGAACCACACGACGCTATGGTCGCTGCGCGCAGATCCGACCTATACGTACCTGCAGTCGGGCCTATCGGCATCTGGCTTCATGGAGCAGCTTGCCTTGATTAAAGGCAAATTCGCGGACGAAGTGCTGATCCATATGGAGTGGATGATGGCGGGAGGTAACATTATCCCGGTCGCGCTGCCGGTTATTAAGTATTCGACTGAGGAGCGGCTCTACGAAATTGTCGACTATTTCGAATCGATCGAAGTGTCGGTTTCCGATCCGCACACCTGGGCCGTCAGCCCCCGCAGCGCGACATTCAGCGGAATGGTCGAACGGAAGCGAGTCAACGATCCGCTTGGCCTGCTGAATCCAGGTAAGCTCGTTGCCGACCCGGCGTAA
- a CDS encoding ABC transporter substrate-binding protein, translating into MDKKRDRTVKFPKSFIPTVIVLMLMLLVAACSSDSGNSSGNSSNASQETTAPASTDTPTDTTADTSSSTSENSGKALIPITQITNWYAQAEHGGNYTALAKGFYKDAGFDMTITPGVNVSGTQLLLSGKAQFAMSSSDEVLVARDQGIPVVAILGTFQKSPQSFTYHEGQGIKSIADLNGRKVYVSNGVTYWEFLKKKFDLSKTTQMKYNYELASFMADDKSVVQSYITAEPYVLSQEGVKVGSLLIADYGYSPYANVMITSESFLKEHPDEVQAFVDATIKGWNYYKDHSDEINPSILKENPDESLDRFAYSAKALQPLVYGGDAETKGVGTMTTERWEEMNKQLLDLGVIKKSQDVSKAFTDEFVEKANAAK; encoded by the coding sequence ATGGATAAAAAAAGAGATCGTACTGTGAAATTCCCCAAAAGCTTCATACCGACTGTAATCGTTCTGATGCTGATGCTGCTTGTTGCGGCTTGTTCATCCGACTCGGGCAATAGCTCAGGCAACAGCTCGAATGCCTCGCAGGAAACAACGGCTCCTGCATCGACCGATACGCCGACTGATACAACAGCCGATACGTCTTCCTCCACATCCGAGAACTCCGGCAAGGCGCTTATTCCGATCACCCAAATTACGAACTGGTACGCACAGGCGGAGCATGGCGGCAACTACACGGCTTTGGCCAAAGGCTTCTACAAGGACGCCGGCTTCGATATGACGATTACCCCGGGAGTCAACGTGTCGGGAACGCAGCTCCTCCTCTCGGGCAAAGCTCAATTCGCTATGAGCTCAAGCGATGAAGTGTTGGTCGCTCGGGATCAAGGGATTCCGGTTGTCGCGATTCTCGGCACGTTCCAGAAGAGTCCGCAATCATTTACTTATCATGAGGGGCAAGGTATTAAGAGTATCGCGGATTTGAACGGGCGAAAGGTGTACGTCAGCAATGGCGTAACCTATTGGGAGTTTTTAAAGAAGAAATTTGACCTGAGCAAGACGACGCAAATGAAATACAATTACGAGCTTGCTTCCTTCATGGCCGACGACAAGTCCGTGGTGCAAAGCTACATCACGGCCGAGCCCTACGTACTCAGCCAAGAGGGCGTAAAGGTCGGCAGTCTGCTGATCGCGGACTATGGTTATTCGCCATACGCCAACGTGATGATTACGTCTGAGTCGTTCCTGAAGGAGCATCCGGATGAGGTGCAGGCATTCGTTGACGCGACGATAAAGGGCTGGAACTATTACAAGGATCACTCGGATGAAATTAACCCTAGCATCTTGAAGGAAAATCCGGATGAGAGCCTCGATCGGTTCGCCTACAGCGCGAAGGCGCTGCAGCCGCTTGTTTACGGAGGCGACGCTGAAACGAAGGGCGTAGGCACAATGACGACGGAGCGTTGGGAAGAAATGAACAAACAGCTGCTCGACCTCGGCGTCATCAAGAAATCTCAAGACGTTTCCAAGGCATTCACGGATGAGTTTGTCGAGAAGGCGAATGCTGCGAAATAA